The nucleotide sequence GCTAGACCGCCGCGACCACGAGCTCCTCGCGCACGATCTCGGCACCGGCGCTCAGGGCGCTGAGCTTCGCCAGCGAGAGGTCGCGGTTGAAGGGCGCCATGCCGCAGTTCGTGCTCGGGATCAGCTTGTCGGCGTCGACGAACCGGAGGGCGCGACGAAGCGTGTCGGCGACCTCCTCCGGCGTCTCGACCTCGTCGTTCGCGACGTCGATCGCGCCGAGCATGACCTTCTTGCCGCGGATCAGCTCGATGAGGTCCATCGGCACGTGCGAGTGGTGGCTCTCGAGCGACACGGTGTCGATGATCGAGCGCTGGAGCATCGGAAAAGACGTCTCGTACTGACGCCACTCCGCCCCGAGAGTCGCCTTCCAATCGGTGTTCGCCTTGATGCCGTAGCCGTAGCAGATGTGCACGACGGTCTCGGCGCGCAGGCCCTCTGCGGCCCGCTCGAGCGCGGCCACGCCCCAGTCCTGCACCTCGTCGTGGAAGACGTTGAACGCCGGCTCGTCGAACTGGATGATGTCGACGCCCGCCGCCTCGAGGTCCCTCGCCTCCTGGTTCAGGATGGTGGCGAACTCCCACGCCAGCTTCTCGCGGCTCTTGTAGTGCCGGTCGTAGAGCGTGTCGATCATGGTCATCGGGCCGGGCAGGGCCCACTTGATCGGCTGGTCGGTCTGCTGCCGGAGGAACCTCGCATCGTCGACGAAGACGGCCTTCTCGCGACCGACGGCGCCGACGACGGTCGGCACGCTTGCGTCGTAGCGGTCTCGGATCCTGACGGTCTCGCGCTGCTCGAAGTCGACGCCGCTCAGGTGCTCGATGAACGTCGTCACGAAGTGCTGTCGGGTCTGCTCGCCGTCGCTGACGATGTCGATGCCGCGGGTGCGCTGCTCGTGGACGGCGATGCGAAGGGCGTCCTGCTTGCCCTCGACCAGGGCGTCGCCCTCGAGCTTCCACGGGGCCCACAGGGTCTCCGGCTCGGCGAGCCAGGTCGGCTTCGGCAGGCTGCCGACGATCGAGGTGGGAAGAAGGGCGCTCATGCTCGGGTGGTCTCCTGCGGTCATCGGGTGGGAACGGCGTAGTCGGCGGCCCAGGTGGCCAGCACCTCGCGGTGCGGGTTCACGAAGTGCTCCTCGGTGAACCGGCCCTGCGTGAGCGCGAGGCGGTTGCGCTCCTCGCGGTCGTAGGCGACCTGGGTCCGCGAGAAGTCCTGCGAGGTGAGACTCGGGCGGTAGACGTTCGCGGCGGCCGAGTTGGCGTTGTAGATCTCGGGCCGGTAGATCTTCTGGAACGTCTCCATCGTCGCGATCGTGCCGATGAGCTGCAGATTCGTGTAGTCGCCCAGGAGGTCGCCCGAGAAGTAGAAGGCGAGCGGCGCCACCGCGCCGGGCGGCATGAAGTAGCGGACCTGCAGGCCCATGCGGCCGAAGTAGGAGTCGGTGAGCGACGGATCGCCCTGCTCGTACTCGACGCCGAGGATCGGGTGGGCGTTCGCGGTGCGGTGGTAGGTGCGGCTCGTCGACACGCTGATGCAGATGACGGGGGTCATCGGGTAGCGATCGCGGTAGGCGTCCGAGGCGAGGAAGTGCTGGAACAGCTTGCCGTGGAGGTCGCCGAAGTCGTCGGGCACGGCCGGGGCGCCCGCGCCCTCGGCGAGGGACGGCAGGAGCACGCTGAAGTCGAAGTCGCGCACGTACGACGAGAAGTTGTTGCCGACGATGCCCTGGTGGCGCCGGCCGGTGAGGTGGTCGACGATGCCGACGTCGAGCACCTCGAGCAGCGGGAACTCCTGGTCGGCGCCCTCGGCCTCGAACTGGAGGGTGACGGAGACGATGTCGAGCTCGACCCGGTAGCGGTCGCCGTCGGGGTTGTCCCAGTGGGCGAGGTCGTTGAAACGACGGTCGATCATGGTCAGCGCGTTGCGGAGGTTCTCCTGGCGGCGCTCGCCTCGGGCGAGGTTCGCGAAGTTCGTCGTCGCCCGTGAGCTCTCGGAGGGCGTGTAGCCGTCGTCGAAGCGGGTGGTGGAGATCCTGAACGTGAATTCGTTCGCCATGTGCGGCCAATCCGGTCGAGCAGCGGCCGGGATGGCCCTGGTGTGTCGGTGAATCCATGGTGCAGGAGCGGCGGGGTCATCGGGTAATTCGAACCGACTATGTTCTCCTATAGTCTTTGCCTATGGCACGGCAGGCGAGCGGAATCACCCTCCAGCAGCTCCAGTACTTCATCGAGGTCGCGGCGGAGGGCTCGATCAGCGCGGCCGCCGACCTGCTCTACGTGGCGCAGCCCACGATGTCCGCCGCGATGAAAGACCTCGAGACGCGCGTCGGCCGCTCCCTCTTGGTCCGCTCGGCCCGCGGCGTCACGCTGACGACCGACGGTGTCGAGTTCCTCGGCTACGCCCGGCAGGTCGTCGAGCAGGCCGCCCTGCTCGAGCAGCGCTACCTCGGCAGGCCGCCGTCACGCCGCCTCCTCGGCGTGTCGGCGCAGCACTACTCGTTCGCCGTCGACGCGTTCGTCCGCATGGTGAGGGCCAGCGGTGCGGCCGAGTACGAGTTCTCCCTCCGCGAGACGCGGACGTGGGAGATCATCGAGGATGTCCGCACCCTCCGCAGCGAGGTGGGCATCCTCTACCGGAACGACTTCAACGGCCGGGTCATCGACAAGCTGCTCCGCGACTCCGGCCTCGTCTTCCACCCCCTGTTCGTCGCCGACCCGCACATCTTCATCTCCCGGAAGAACCCCCTGGCGGCGCAGGAGCGCGCGACACTCGCCGACCTCGCCGACCTGCCGCGCCTCACCTTCGACCAGGGTGACAACAACTCGTTCTACTTCGCAGAGGAGATCCTCTCGACGCTGTCGAGTCGGCGCGAGATCCGCGTCTCCGACCGCGCGACGATCTTCAACCTCATGATCGGCCTCGACGGCTACACGATCTCGACCGGCATCATCAGCGACGACCTCGACCCCGAGATCGTCGCGATCCCGCTGGACGTCGACGAGCGCATCGAGATCGGCTGGATCGGGCACTCCGCGATCCCGCTGACCGAGCAAGCGCTCCGCTACCTCGACGAGGTCCGCGCCGTCGTCACCGGGTTCGGTGTGGAGCTGCTCGGCTGAGTCGATTCTGCGGGTGCGCCGAGCGGGCTGCGACACCTGTCGAGAAGTGCTCATGGGTCACGAAGTGGTAACGGCGCGAGAAAATCCAAACCCCGGGGCGAGCGGTAGCGAAGACCTGACATCGGGCAAACGCCTATCGGACATTCACCGAATGCCCAACTCGCATCCACCAAGGGATAAGCAAATGCGTAAGATTTCTAAAGCCGGCATCAGCTTCGTCGCAGCCGGTCTCCTCGTCGCCGGCGCCGCCGGTGTCGGGGTCAGCCAGGCCAACGCCTCCTCCGCCCACCTCACCGCCGCATCGTCGAAGATCCCGGCCCCCGCAGCAGCCGTCCCCGCCCTCAAGGGCGGCATGACCGGCGTCGCCCTCGACAGCAACTTCCTCGCGGCCCTCAAGAGCCTCGGCCTCACCCCGAGCACCTACGGCTCCGCCAAGCTCAACGGCAGCGACATCACCTTCCCGATCACCGGCGGCTCGGTCGTCTACTGGTCGCCGAAGTCGCACTACCGCCCCTACGTGCAGGGCATCATCGAGCACGACGGCTCGGGCCTCAATCTGACGGCCGGCTCGACGACGGTCACGCTGTCGAACTTCACCATCAACCCCGGCAACTCGATCCTGTACGGCGACGTCTCCGTCAACGGCAAGGTCGCGGTCACGCAGGCCGACCTCTTCAACCTGTACGGCGGCACCCTCAAGCCGCTGCAGCTGCAGGGCGATGACGCCATCCTGACCGGCACGACGGTCCACGTCTCGGCCGACGCCGCCAAGCTCCTGGACTCCACGTTCAAGACCACGGCCGTGAAGAGCCAGCTCCTCGTGGGCGTCGCCACCATCACGGCTCAGATCAAGTAGTCGTCCGTCTCCGACGAGACGTTCTGCCCGAAGGCCCCCGCACTGCACGGTGCGGGGGCCTTTCGCGTGCTCAGGAGCCGGTCAGCCGCCGGCGAAGGGCGGCATGACGTCGACGGCGGCGACGCCTTCGAGCGAGGTCGCGAGGTCGCGGGTCGTGACGCCGTCGACGAGGTAGGAGCACCGGCTCCTGAGGTCCTCCCAGCGGTCGAGCTTCGAGCCGGCCAGGCCCGCGGTGACCTCGCTGAGCGCATCGCCCAGCGTGCTCGCGTCGACCTCGGCCTCGGAGCGGCCGACCGCCGCACGCGCTGCGGCGAAGAATCGCATCGTCGTCACGTCAGCCGCCGATCGCGCTCATGCCGCGAAGCGTCGGAAGGATGTCGACGTCGTCGGAGCCGTGGTCCCGCGGCTTCTTCAGCATCGCGTCGCGCCAGAGACGCGCGAGCTCGCCGTCGGTCGCGCCGGCCCTCAGGGCCGTGAGGAGATCCGTCTCGTCGTCGGAGAAGAGGCAGGTGCGCACGTGGCCGTCCGCGGTGAGCCGCGTGCGCGTGCAGTCGCCGCAGAACGACTCGGTGATGCTCGCGATGATCCCGATCGATCCCAGGATCTCGCCCGAGTGCGCCCGGACGACGTATCGCTCGGCCGGAGCGCCGTCCCGGGGCCCGCGAGCGGTCTCGAGGACGAACGCGGTGCCGAGCAGCGCCCTGATCTCGGACGCCGTGATCATCTCCTCGCGCTTCCAGACGTGATCGGGATCGAGCGGCATCTGCTCGATGAAGCGCAGCTCGATGTCGCGCTCGAGGCACCAGCGGAGGAGGTCGACCGCCAGGGCATCGTTGACGCCGCGGAGGAGCACGGCGTTCACCTTCACGCCCAGGCCGGCGTCCTGCGCCGCCCGGATGCCCTCGATCACGCGACTGAGGAACGGCCGGCGGGTGACGAGGGCGAAGGCCTCGGGATCGACCGTGTCGAGGGAGACGTTGACCCTCTCCAGCCCGGCCGCGCGAAGGGCTTCGGCGCGCGTCGCGAGGCCGATAGCGTTCGTCGTCAAAGAGATCTCGGTGAGGCCCGAGCAGCGGGCCACGACGTCGACGAGGTCGCGGCGGAGCAGGGGCTCGCCCCCGGTGAACCTCACCTTGCGGACGCCGAGCGACCGCACGGCGAGTTCCACGAGGCGCACGATCTCATCGGCGCTCATGATCGACTCGTCGGGTGTGACCGGCAGGCCCGCCGCGGGCATGCAGTAGGTGCAGCGGAGGTTGCAGCGTTCCGTCAGCGAGACCCGCAGATCGACCGCGGTTCGTCCATGACGATCGTCGAGGCCCATGGCCGGAAGGGTGATCACGGGTCGACCCTACGTCAGCCGCCTGCACGTCGTGCGGGGCCGAACGCGGCATCGGCGAGGCGCTGACCGACGAGCAGTCGTCCGAGCCTCCGCCACTCGTCCCGCGGCGTCCGGATGACCGTGACGACGATGATGAGCACGATCGCCACGCCGAGGGTCTCCCGGTAGAGGTGGACCGACGCGTGCAGCTGCCGGATCGTCATCGCGAGCCCGATGCCGAGCCACTCCCAGCGCTCGGACAGCACGACGAACGGGATCAGGAGCAGCACGTACCAGGGGTACCGAGGTGTGAGGACGAGGAAGACGGTGCCGATGAGGAACACCTCGCCGCTCCACGGCCTCGTGGAGTCCGTGAGCCGCACCGTGATCGCCAGTGCCACCAGGCCCAGGACACCGACCGCGATCGTCGCTGCATGGCCGTGGAAGAGGAGGGACACCAGCGCGTACCGGGTGCCGTCGTCGTAGCCCTCCTCCTTCAGATACCCGGGGAGGTAGCCGACGACCTTGGCTCCCGTCGTGACGATGTAGGGCACGTACAGCAGCCCGAATGTGACGACGCCCGCTGCGACGCCCGCCCAGGTGCGGCGACGGCCCAGGAGCGGACCGTACACGACGGCGGGGATGAGCTTGACCGCGGTGGCCGCGCCGAGGGCGATCCCGCCGAGGATCGGCCTGCGCAGCGTCAGGAGCAGGGCCCCGGTCGTGGCGAGGGCGGCGCCGAGCACGTCGACGTGCGAGTTCGTCACGGCTTCGGCGGCGACGAGGGGGCACCAGGCCCAGAGGACCGCCCACGCGGCAGGACGGCCCGACCGGCGGAGCACGACGAGCAGACCGAGGGTGACGCCGAGCGAGACAAGCAGCCCGGCGACCTGCATCGGCCAGTAGGTCGCGGTCACCGGGACGACCGAACGGACCAGCGCGAACCACAGCTCGGCCATCGGCGGATAGATCGTGTTGTCGTGCGGTCGGTTGATGGCGGTGCACAGGAGCGCGTGAGTCGTCGTCTCATGGGTGGTCATGATCCGCTGGCCGACGCAGTGCGCGGCTCCGCCCGCGTCCGACGGAGTCGGGAAGAGCCACTCCGGTCGGAGGTGCGTCAGGACGTGCGAGGCGGGCACATGTGCATAAGGTGAAAGTCCGTGCAACTGGACGATGCCGTCCCACGCGTATCGTGCGGAGTCGGTGCTCGTGTTCGGGGGGCCGCAGATCGCGGCCAGACCGACCACGAGGGCTCCTGCCACGATCAGCACCTCCGCCGATCGGCGTGACACGAATCGGAGGGTGAACGCCGCCACCGCGAAGATCGCCCAAGCGATCAGCGTCCACGCAACGAACACATCACGACGAACGACGGAGAGGAAGCCGAGATGGGTGACACCCCACCAGACGACGGCTCCGAGGGCGACCACGAGCAGCGAGGTCACGGCGACCGGGATCCTGCTTCTACGGTCGGCCATGGTGCGTCGAGGCTATCCCACCCCGGCTCCACACTCGGCACGATGAGGCGCCGGGTCGACGCGGGGCTCGGCGGCGTCCTCGGCGAGGCACGACACTCGCTGCGGTCGTCGAACCGGAACGCGCGCTCCGCCGTGGTCTTCGGCCGACTGCTCGGACTCGCGTTCGTGATCTGCTTCGCGACGGGCCTCTACAGCCACTTCCTGCAGGATCCGCTGCCCTGGATGCGGTTCCCGACGCATCCCGCACAGCTCTACCAGTTCACGCAGGGGCTGCACATCACCGCCGGCATCGCGATCATCCCGCTCCTGTTCGCGAAGCTCAACACGGTCATGCCGTCGCTGCTCAAGTACCCGCCGGTCACCGGGGTGCTCCACCTTCTCGAGCGGGCGTCCATCGCCGTGTTCGTGTCGGGAGCGCTCGTGCAGGTCTTCACCGGCCTGGTGAACACGTATCAGTGGTATCCGTGGCCGTTCCCCTTCCGGCAGACCCACTACGCGCTGTCGTTCGTGCTTATCGGCTCACTCGCCATCCACATCGGCGTCAAACTGCGGATCATCGTGCGGTACTGGCGCGCGCGTGACTCCTACGACTCCGAGGGGCGCTTCGTCCCGGACGCCACCGTGGGCAGTGAGCTCCTGCCCGATGGCGAGGCCGTCGCACCCCTTCCGCAGCACTTGCCCGGTCGACGCTTCGTCGGCCGCATCGAGCGCTGGATCGACGGTGCGGACACGCGGGCAGGGGCAGGGGTTCCCGGACCGTCGCCGGAGAAGCAGGCGGCGTCCGTCGCTCCTGCGCCCCGTGACCCGGCCGCCCGGGAGCGGCTGGCACGGCGAGGCTTCTTCGCCTCCGTCGGAACGGCCGTCGCGGGCGTCATCGTGCTCACCGGCGGGCAGTCGTTCGGCCTGCTCCGGCCGTTCAACGTCTTCGCCCCGAGGCTGCGGGGCCTCGGCCCGAACTCGCTGCCCGTGAACCGCTCGGCGAAGGCGGCGGGAGTGCTCGAGACAGCCGTCGACCCCGACTGGGGCCTGACCCTCGCGGGGAAGGGCATCCGCAAGAGCTTCTCGCGCGCCGACCTGCGCGCGATGGGTCTCGTCCAGGTCGACCTCCCCATCTCGTGCGTCGAGGGCTGGAGCCAGATGGCCACCTGGCGGGGGATCCGGATGCGAGACCTCGTCGCTCTCGTCGGCGCGCCCCCGGACTCGAAGCTCAAGGTGACGAGCCTCGAGAAGCACGGCGGCTACCGGATCATGGAGATGGGGCCCGAGTACACGCAGGACCCCACCACCCTGGTCGCCCTCGAGCTGAACGGCGCCGACCTCGACATCGAGCACGGTTTCCCGGCTCGTGTCATCGCTCCCGGGCGACCCGGCGTCCTCCAGACCAAGTGGATCTCCAGCATCGAGGTGATCGCGTGACCTCCGTCGCCATCGACCGCAGGGTCCGAATCGCTCGCGTCGTGCTGGTTCTCGTCGGCGTCCTCGTCATCGCCCTGGGCGCCTACACGATGGTGACCACGCTGAAGCCGAACCGGATCTGGGGGCTGGTCACGTGGCTGATCGCCGCGGTGATCCTCCACGACGCGATCCTGTCGCCCTTCGTGGTCGTCGTCGGCGTGCTCCTGCGCCGGGCGGGGCGCAGCGTCCACGCGGTCGCGCTCGTCGTGGCGCAGATCGCCATCGTCGTCGCGGCCGTGCTCCTGTCGACGGTCCTTCCGGAGATCGACGCCAAGCACCACGTGCAGCGCAATCCAACTGTCGTGCCGTTCGACTACGTGGCACGCCTCGCCGTCGTCGAGGCCGTGCTCGTCGTCATCGTCGTCGCGGCGCTCGTCGTCGGCTCACGTCGGCGCACGCACAGGGTCGCGGCGGACGCCGTGACCGACTGACGTTCAGGGGTCGTCGCCCCGCTAGCGCGACACGAGGCGCGTGAACGACCTCGTGCCCGTGGCCCAGGCCGAGTGGACTCGGAAGCCTGCCGCGGTCGCGTAGTCGGCGAGCGGACCCTGCCCGGTGGCGGCCCAGGGGAACCTCGCGCTGCTGCGGCCGTCGTGGTCGGTGACCGTCGCGAAGAATCGGCGGTCGGCACCGTGATCGGGGTTCGTCTCGACGATGACCGATCCGCCCTCTCGGACGATCTCGCGCGATCGCGCGAGCAGGCGGGCGGGGTCGCCGCCGATGCCGATGTTGCCGTCGATGAGGAACGCGGTGTCCCAGTGGCCCTCGTCGGGCACGGCGTCGAACACGGAGCCGAGCAGGACGTCCATGCCGGATTGCCGAGCGACACGCACGGCCTCGGCGGAGAGATCGACGCCGAGGGCGGGAAGCCCGAGCGATCGGGCGGCCACGAGCATGCGGCCGGGGCCGCAGCCGAGGTCGATCACGGGCCCGTCGACATCGGAGAACAGCGCGAGGTCGACCTCGTCGGCGGCCGCGCTCCAGCGCCCGACGTCGAACTCCTCGACGTCGTCGGGTCGATCGTCGGCACGGAGGATCAGCATGCCGTCGCTCCGGAGCGCGCTGGCGTACGGTTCGTCGCCACCGCCGCCGAACGTCGGCTCGATGTCGTCGCCGCGCCTCCCGGTCGTGGACATCAGAGCCTCCCGGCCGGGGTGAGCAGCTCGAGGCGCTCGAGTTCGGCGTCGAGGACGTAGGCGAACCGGGTATCGGGCGCGAGGCGGCCCACCTCCGTGGCGTCGTCGATCTCGTCGACGTCGCGGAGCGTGCCCAGGATCGAGACACGGAGCCCGTTCGACCGCAGGCGCTCCAGCTGGACCTCGCCGGTGCGCGGATGCGACATCGGGACCCCTCGGAGCATCGCGCCGTCCGGCCGGCGGAGCCAGAGGCCCCAGAACCCGCCGTCCTCGGCAGGACCGAACCAGGCGTCGACGTCGTCTCGGGCGGCGAACACCGGGGCCAGGAGCTCGGTCGAGAGCTGCGGTGTGTCCATGCCCACGAGGAGGGTCGGCTCGTCCATCGTGTCGAACATGGCGGCGAGGCGCTCGTCGAGTCCGCCCGTCACCTGCGGCAGCACGTCGAAGTCGTCGGAGTCCGGAGGGAGCACGTCGCCGTCGTAGAGCAGGACGCGTCGCGAGGCCGGGAGCCGGCGGACCAGCCGCATGGTGTCATGAAGACTCGCGGCGGCGACGCGAGCGGCTGCCTGGTCGCCGATGGTCCGGGCCAGTCTGGTCTTCACGCGGCCGGGCAGACACTCCTTGGCGACGATGACGACCGCCGTCACCGCCGGACCCCCTCGGTGAGACGGGCGGACGTCGCTCCGGTGGCGGCGCCCAGGAGGTCGGACTCCACGTCGTAGGCGCGGAGCAGCCGGCTCATGTCGGCGATCGCCGTCACGGTGCCGCGGATGGTGCCGGTCACCTTGCTCGCGCCGACCCGCGGGGCGTAGTCGATGTCGGACTCGTCGACCCGCAGTCCGGCGCGCCGAGAAGCGAGGACCATCTCGAGCGGGTAGCCGCTGCGCCTGTCCTCGAGTTCGAGCCCGAGGAGGTCCGCCCGTCGCATCACGCGAAGCGGACCGAGATCCGTCAGCCGGTACCCGGTCGCACGACGGAGGAGGAAGGCGAGGGCGCGATTGGCCAGGCGGGCGTGCAGCGACCAGGCGCCGGCGGACACGGGACGTCGTCGCCCCAACGCCAGGTCGACCTCGCCCCGGGCGACCCGCTCGACCAGCGGCACGAGGTCACGCGGGTCCATCGAGTCGTCCGCGTCGCAGAAGGCGATGAACTCGGCCGTGGACGCGGCCACACCGGCTGCGCACGCCGACCCGAACCCGCGGATCGGCTCGGAGACCACCGTGGCGCCCAGGGAGCGCGCGATGTCCGCCGAGCCGTCGGTCGAGCCGTTGTCGACCACGATCGCGCGGTACCCCTCCGGGAGTCGGG is from Frondihabitans australicus and encodes:
- the moaA gene encoding GTP 3',8-cyclase MoaA: MGLDDRHGRTAVDLRVSLTERCNLRCTYCMPAAGLPVTPDESIMSADEIVRLVELAVRSLGVRKVRFTGGEPLLRRDLVDVVARCSGLTEISLTTNAIGLATRAEALRAAGLERVNVSLDTVDPEAFALVTRRPFLSRVIEGIRAAQDAGLGVKVNAVLLRGVNDALAVDLLRWCLERDIELRFIEQMPLDPDHVWKREEMITASEIRALLGTAFVLETARGPRDGAPAERYVVRAHSGEILGSIGIIASITESFCGDCTRTRLTADGHVRTCLFSDDETDLLTALRAGATDGELARLWRDAMLKKPRDHGSDDVDILPTLRGMSAIGG
- a CDS encoding molybdopterin-dependent oxidoreductase, which encodes MRRRVDAGLGGVLGEARHSLRSSNRNARSAVVFGRLLGLAFVICFATGLYSHFLQDPLPWMRFPTHPAQLYQFTQGLHITAGIAIIPLLFAKLNTVMPSLLKYPPVTGVLHLLERASIAVFVSGALVQVFTGLVNTYQWYPWPFPFRQTHYALSFVLIGSLAIHIGVKLRIIVRYWRARDSYDSEGRFVPDATVGSELLPDGEAVAPLPQHLPGRRFVGRIERWIDGADTRAGAGVPGPSPEKQAASVAPAPRDPAARERLARRGFFASVGTAVAGVIVLTGGQSFGLLRPFNVFAPRLRGLGPNSLPVNRSAKAAGVLETAVDPDWGLTLAGKGIRKSFSRADLRAMGLVQVDLPISCVEGWSQMATWRGIRMRDLVALVGAPPDSKLKVTSLEKHGGYRIMEMGPEYTQDPTTLVALELNGADLDIEHGFPARVIAPGRPGVLQTKWISSIEVIA
- a CDS encoding TIGR04282 family arsenosugar biosynthesis glycosyltransferase; amino-acid sequence: MTAVVIVAKECLPGRVKTRLARTIGDQAAARVAAASLHDTMRLVRRLPASRRVLLYDGDVLPPDSDDFDVLPQVTGGLDERLAAMFDTMDEPTLLVGMDTPQLSTELLAPVFAARDDVDAWFGPAEDGGFWGLWLRRPDGAMLRGVPMSHPRTGEVQLERLRSNGLRVSILGTLRDVDEIDDATEVGRLAPDTRFAYVLDAELERLELLTPAGRL
- a CDS encoding methionine synthase; this encodes MSALLPTSIVGSLPKPTWLAEPETLWAPWKLEGDALVEGKQDALRIAVHEQRTRGIDIVSDGEQTRQHFVTTFIEHLSGVDFEQRETVRIRDRYDASVPTVVGAVGREKAVFVDDARFLRQQTDQPIKWALPGPMTMIDTLYDRHYKSREKLAWEFATILNQEARDLEAAGVDIIQFDEPAFNVFHDEVQDWGVAALERAAEGLRAETVVHICYGYGIKANTDWKATLGAEWRQYETSFPMLQRSIIDTVSLESHHSHVPMDLIELIRGKKVMLGAIDVANDEVETPEEVADTLRRALRFVDADKLIPSTNCGMAPFNRDLSLAKLSALSAGAEIVREELVVAAV
- a CDS encoding MoaD/ThiS family protein; translated protein: MRFFAAARAAVGRSEAEVDASTLGDALSEVTAGLAGSKLDRWEDLRSRCSYLVDGVTTRDLATSLEGVAAVDVMPPFAGG
- a CDS encoding LysR family transcriptional regulator — encoded protein: MARQASGITLQQLQYFIEVAAEGSISAAADLLYVAQPTMSAAMKDLETRVGRSLLVRSARGVTLTTDGVEFLGYARQVVEQAALLEQRYLGRPPSRRLLGVSAQHYSFAVDAFVRMVRASGAAEYEFSLRETRTWEIIEDVRTLRSEVGILYRNDFNGRVIDKLLRDSGLVFHPLFVADPHIFISRKNPLAAQERATLADLADLPRLTFDQGDNNSFYFAEEILSTLSSRREIRVSDRATIFNLMIGLDGYTISTGIISDDLDPEIVAIPLDVDERIEIGWIGHSAIPLTEQALRYLDEVRAVVTGFGVELLG
- a CDS encoding glycosyltransferase family 87 protein, with the translated sequence MADRRSRIPVAVTSLLVVALGAVVWWGVTHLGFLSVVRRDVFVAWTLIAWAIFAVAAFTLRFVSRRSAEVLIVAGALVVGLAAICGPPNTSTDSARYAWDGIVQLHGLSPYAHVPASHVLTHLRPEWLFPTPSDAGGAAHCVGQRIMTTHETTTHALLCTAINRPHDNTIYPPMAELWFALVRSVVPVTATYWPMQVAGLLVSLGVTLGLLVVLRRSGRPAAWAVLWAWCPLVAAEAVTNSHVDVLGAALATTGALLLTLRRPILGGIALGAATAVKLIPAVVYGPLLGRRRTWAGVAAGVVTFGLLYVPYIVTTGAKVVGYLPGYLKEEGYDDGTRYALVSLLFHGHAATIAVGVLGLVALAITVRLTDSTRPWSGEVFLIGTVFLVLTPRYPWYVLLLIPFVVLSERWEWLGIGLAMTIRQLHASVHLYRETLGVAIVLIIVVTVIRTPRDEWRRLGRLLVGQRLADAAFGPARRAGG
- a CDS encoding DUF1852 domain-containing protein, encoding MANEFTFRISTTRFDDGYTPSESSRATTNFANLARGERRQENLRNALTMIDRRFNDLAHWDNPDGDRYRVELDIVSVTLQFEAEGADQEFPLLEVLDVGIVDHLTGRRHQGIVGNNFSSYVRDFDFSVLLPSLAEGAGAPAVPDDFGDLHGKLFQHFLASDAYRDRYPMTPVICISVSTSRTYHRTANAHPILGVEYEQGDPSLTDSYFGRMGLQVRYFMPPGAVAPLAFYFSGDLLGDYTNLQLIGTIATMETFQKIYRPEIYNANSAAANVYRPSLTSQDFSRTQVAYDREERNRLALTQGRFTEEHFVNPHREVLATWAADYAVPTR
- a CDS encoding class I SAM-dependent methyltransferase, which produces MSTTGRRGDDIEPTFGGGGDEPYASALRSDGMLILRADDRPDDVEEFDVGRWSAAADEVDLALFSDVDGPVIDLGCGPGRMLVAARSLGLPALGVDLSAEAVRVARQSGMDVLLGSVFDAVPDEGHWDTAFLIDGNIGIGGDPARLLARSREIVREGGSVIVETNPDHGADRRFFATVTDHDGRSSARFPWAATGQGPLADYATAAGFRVHSAWATGTRSFTRLVSR
- a CDS encoding glycosyltransferase family 2 protein yields the protein MNVDVVLPCLNEARALPSVLSRLPEGYRAIVVDNGSTDGSADIARSLGATVVSEPIRGFGSACAAGVAASTAEFIAFCDADDSMDPRDLVPLVERVARGEVDLALGRRRPVSAGAWSLHARLANRALAFLLRRATGYRLTDLGPLRVMRRADLLGLELEDRRSGYPLEMVLASRRAGLRVDESDIDYAPRVGASKVTGTIRGTVTAIADMSRLLRAYDVESDLLGAATGATSARLTEGVRR